Within the Rhea pennata isolate bPtePen1 chromosome 19, bPtePen1.pri, whole genome shotgun sequence genome, the region tgcaaaaaaaaatctgtaattgtCAAATACAgttatgttatttttgtttcagaagtctTAAACCACAGATTGCTGGAAGGTGGGAGGCTGTAAAGTGAGGGTGGTGTTACAGCACTCTGAAACAGGAGGTCTGGCAATATGGCTGCTTGTATTTATGCTTCGAGCCTTATGTTGTATGTGCTTAAAGCCACAGGTAGCAAGACATTCAAGTTACTCCTCAAGCTAACCGAGCAGGGAAGATAAACAACACTAGTTGCTTCAGGTGTTTGACATACATTACGCCTGTGCTTTCTAAACAAGCAGCAGTGTCCTTCAGTGCACTGGTGCACTCCTTGTGACCTTTAAATTGCTTTACTAGACCTGTTGTGGAatctaaaaagataaaaatagtgCCTGTTTCCAACCACATGAATTCTAATATTTATGAACGTGCCCAGGCAGTGGATAACAGTCTAAAAACTGCTCAGTACGTATTTTATCTGCTCTTCTAATCGTTTATGACCAGCTTGTTAAGCTCAAGATGCTCTGTGCGtccagctccctcagcttcTTGAAAAGCCAAGGTACGCCTGTGGCTGAATTTGCTTTTTGTCCCCCGAgataaaatctgcttttgctACGGCTCTGTCCAGTCATGTGTATGTGCAGAGGGAGGTCGCTAGTCAGTCAGCGTTCCCTTACGGTGTCAGACCTGCTGTTTTGTCCGTAGTTAAAACGTGGCGGGAGCAAATCGCTGTTCCCATCAGGCTAAAGCCGCTCCGGGCTCCCCTCACCGGTCGAGCGGGCGCCGCTAGGCCGCGGCCTGCGGCACGCCGCTACTGCGCAGGCGTGGCGGCTCGCGCCCTTCCCTGCGTGGGCGCTGGGCGGGGCAggcgcctccccgccgccgctgccgggcaATGACGACAGCGGAGGCCACGCCCccaagggggaggggggacttCCGCCCGCGAGCGCAAAAGCCGGTCAGTCGGCCGAGCCGCGGCCACGCTCAccggggtgggggtggagaCTCCGGCTAGCTCGGGCCGCTTACATAAAACAAGGGGCGGGTTCGACGGCTGCGTCACCAGCCGGCTCCCAGCAGCCTCCGCGGCACCCCTTATATAACCGGCATCCGGGCAGCGAGGCGTTCTACATTCAGTGGCCCCCCAGCAACGGCGTCGGATCCGACGGTATCTTTCAGCACCCACTTTAGTGACCGGAACTCGCCACCATCGCTTCCATCAGCATGCCCGGGTATTCCAGCGACAGGGATAGAGGGTGAGTCCGGGGGCCCGGCCGGCACTAGCCGCCGCCAGCGTCCGGACTCCTAAACCACCTGTGGGGGctttggctgctttttttttctgttttttcttctttttaagccGTTAAAAATGGCGTCGAGGCGTGGGGGGTGGGTCCTGAGCCCTTCTCTTGCCGTCTCCAAGGCTCCGGAGCTTCGTGACGAGAgccgaggcgggggggggggggaggggagaagaaggaaatggCTTCAGTTGCTCTCGGCGCCGCTGAGGGCCGCCACCATGTGTGGGTGGCTGCATAATCCGGGGAGGTGGCTAAATCCCTCCGCCTTTGCAGAGCCACTGAGCCCTTATTAGGGGCGCGGTCGAGGGAAGGGGAGTCGAGCGCTCTTTGGGGAGCACCCCGAGTATGGATGGCGCCTGCAGAGCTCGATTTTTGTCCTTCCACACagcccctttctctctctctgtccccccccccacctcggCCGCGGAGGCGGACTGAGGAGTGGCGGGCGGGCTGGAGGTTTGTGGGTCAGTGGGTTGGCCGGGTGCTTCGTCGATGCCGGAGAAGCCTTGGGGGAGCTCTCGGTAGGGCGgttcccttctctcccttccccccaccccccggcgGGGACGGCGGTGcgagctgctgctggcagaagcCGGCCGGCTCCCGCTTTGTGTTGTGTAAGCGGATGTTAATGGCCGGCCCCGCCATGCGGTGACTGAGGGGAAATCAAAAtgccggctgctgctgctgcctttgttcctcctcctccccccccccgcccagctCAGACTCTAAAATGGCAGCGGCTGGAAAATGTGGCGTAGACAGAAATGAGAGACAAAGGAAACAGCGCTGGCAGGAAGCAGCGGCCACTCGGGCAGGTCCCCTCTGGGAGCGCTGTGTTGTGTTGGGAGGATCGTTCCCAGCGCCTGCCCGGCCGGCAGTGGGGTACAGTCGGGGTGGGGGAGGTAGCACCCCGCTCAGACCCGGCTTAGCGGCCCTCAGTGCACGGATTCACTTCGCTTAAAGCCGTGCTGCAGAGCCGTGAGGGAAGGCTTCTGAGACGAGCCTCTCCCGAGTGAAAGGACCTGATCTAAAATGCATGACCTCATAAAAACATTGTTGCTGAGGAGCCAGCCCTTTGGGTTATAAAAACAACCTTTTACCGGAAAGTAGTCCCAAGATCTTGTAACTGCCCCTGTTCACTTTCTGTAGGCTGATGCATAAGAGTGTCACTTGTGTGGGAAACCATTTTGATCATAGGGGTTATACAGACGTTTTAATGTTCTTGCTGTGTTATAGCTTGTCAGTTAGTCTCAGCTTCGTTTTGTGGGAACTGTGAGGTGATGTGTTACCTTAGTTTCTGAATATGAGTTATAACTAGATGAACTGTGGCATCTGTGACTTCAATATGTTTTTGGAGTTTTATAAGATGTTCATGAGACTTACAAAACTGAATTGTCAAGTTACAGGTTTGGTTGTGAAGATAATGATCAAGTTGTATATGGAAAAGGGCAAAAAGTTACTCTTGGATTCTGTATTATGGTGTATTCTTCTCTAGGTTTGGAGCCCCTCGTTTTGGAGGAAGTAGAGGTGGACCTCTATCTGGAAAGAAATTTGGAAACCCTGGGGAGAAgcttacaaaaaagaaatggaatttaGATGAGCTGCCCAAATTTGAGAAAAACTTCTATCAAGAACATCCTGATGTAGTTAGACGTACTGTGGTATGTACCCTATCCAACTTGtgcaaaagtaaacaaaataacaaacatGCTGAAGAGCATGGGGCATGGATGAGGTAACTTAAATGATAGCTTTGCTATCAAAGCTTATTTCCAATCATGGGGTTTTTGTCTTGCAGCAAGAGGTTGAGCAGTACAGATCAAGCAAAGAAGTTACAGTCAGGGGCCATAACTGTCCAAAACCAATTATAAACTTCTATGAAGCTAACTTTCCTGGTAAGTGCAGAGTAATGTACTGATAGACTTCATCTTAAGCAAGCCTGGAAAACAAGTTAACAAGTTCTAATTTTTTCTTCAAGCAAATGTTATGGAAGTGATTCAGAGGCAGAACTTCACTGAACCAACTGCTATTCAAGCACAAGGATGGCCTGTTGCCTTGAGTGGACTGGATATGGTTGGAGTAGCACAGACTGGATCAGGGAAAACGCTGTCTGTAAGTTTTGATTTGAAATTTAGAGCGTTGCTGAATTTCAATTGTGACAATGTTGCCTGGCTTAATGCAGTATGAACACTTCTGAGAAGATTGTAatgaggtttcttttttttccccttctccaaaCAGTACTTGTTGCCTGCCATCGTGCATATAAATCATCAGCCGTTCCTAGAGCGAGGAGATGGACCTATAGTgagtatttgtaaataaaatgagatcttaatttaaaaaagaatgtggACTTGTTAGTCTAGTTGTTCATGCTTATGTGTGAATATAGGAAAGCATTCTGTACTCAATGAGAAATACTGCaatgataaaatgttttcatgtttcagtAGTCTTCCAAGATTGTTTCATTAGCCCAGATTCatttactttgctttaaaattctgCAGAACAGGGCTAAATCATCCCCTGGAAACTGGTGACTTCCAAATATACCATTTAACCACACAGCATGGGCTGGTGTCTGGTGGTGGTGCAGATACTAGTTTACTTGTCTGCTAGTTTTGTATATTCAAATAAATCTGTCTTACTGACATAACTTGTATACCATTTAAATGGAAAGATTATATACCACTATGTTAAAACGTGTAAGACTAGAGACTTTGTTCCTTCAAACTAACTACTGAACTAAAAGCTGGACATCCTATTTCTAGTGTCTTGTGCTGGCACCAACTCGTGAATTGGCTCAACAAGTGCAGCAGGTAGCTGCAGAATATAGTAGAGCATGCCGTTTGAAGTCTACGTGTATTTATGGAGGTGCTCCAAAGGGACCACAAATTCGTGACTTAGAAAGAGGTATGGATAAGCCTTCATGCATCTCTGTGTGAGGCAATGTGGAAACTGCTTCAGCTGATGTACTGTTTGTGTTTTAGGTGTGGAAATCTGCATTGCAACACCTGGGAGACTTATAGACTTTTTAGAAGCTGGGAAGACCAATCTCAGGAGGTGTACTTACCTCGTACTTGATGAAGCTGACCGAATGCTTGACATGGGATTTGAACCACAGATCAGAAAAATAGTAGATCAGATCAGAgtgagtatgtgtgtgtacatacatttCAGTATTATATAAACATACGTGACtatattctttaaaacaagATCAGTATAGTTAGCTCGTCTGggtggacttttttttttttttttttggactggGCATTTGGCTCAACTTTCGGAGTCTTGTGCCAACCCCGTCTCCTTCTCTAGCCTGACAGGCAGACTCTGATGTGGAGTGCCACATGGCCAAAGGAAGTAAGACAGCTGGCTGAAGACTTTCTGAAAGAATATGTACACATCAATATCGGAGCATTAGAATTGAGTGCAAACCACAACATTCTTCAGATTGTGGATGTGTGTCACGATGTAGAGAAAGATGACAAGTAAGTAGTCAGTGGGGATAAAATGTTCATAGCAGTATTTTAAGTGGTCAGTTTTAGGTGATAAATTTATGGAGTGAATTGATCTTGAAGTTCTGGCACTGGTCTGATACtgctaaataaaaaacagactGGTGGTGAAATAAGCTTGCACAGTACAGTGGGTTGATCTAAGTTTTAACTGTCACCTTTTGAAAAAAGGCTTATTCGCTTGATGGAAGAAATCATgagtgagaaggaaaataaaacaattgttTTTGTGGAAACCAAAAGACGATGCGATGATCTTACCAGGAAAATGAGGAGAGATGGGTAAGTAAATAGTCGCTTGAACTTCAGTCAGTTACTCCAACAGATTGTAAACAAGCTCTTGAACCATCATGAGCAACAGCTTGACACCATGGTGTTAAAACTAATACAGCAATACCAGGTGTCAGTTAAAATACTAAAACTATTTCTAGAAGCTGTATAAAACTAATCTGTAAACTTAATTTTGCTGATCAATGAAACTACTCAACTAATGCTTCAAGTTtgatcaatttatttttcaggtggCCAGCAATGGGTATCCATGGTGATAAAAGTCAGCAGGAGCGGGACTGGGTTCTAAATGGTGAGTGTTTTAGTGATTACTTTAATTGTATTTTCCGTGTCAGCTGATAAATGAAGAAACTGATGAGCTGCCTCTGTTACAGAATTCAAACATGGAAAAGCACCAATCCTGATTGCTACAGATGTTGCATCCAGAGGTCTAGGTTAGTAGAACTCATAATGCCAGTTGCCCAAAGTTATTAAAGAAAGTCTATTGCTTTCTTTAACCTCTGcatttttctaagttttcttCACATAAAGGTGCAGTCTTTGTGGCAAGGCCTAGGCATGACAATCGGAGGACTCGAGGGGGATGGAGGACTAGTGGAAATGATCGGCTGGCTGCTTCCAGTCAAATAGAGAGGTGAAAGCTGAGAGCATTGTGTGCCAGTAATCTTCAAAAGGCAAAGATCATCCTTTAAACTACTACCCCATAAACTGTTCTCTCATGAAACAAGCAGTCTCATTCACAGTTCACTTTGCCCtggtatttctcttttctccatgCTTTGCATGATTTGCCATGGTGCAGTACCATTAGTTTTGTGCATATTGTTTGCTGTGATCTGTGGGTCTTTGAATTTCAGTGAGTTTGCTGAAATGTcgaagaaaataattacaaactTCAATGtttaatgaaatttttttttcaaccatGAAATGGAGAGAGCAGCTTTAAAATGTACTAAGCCTTGTACAAATTGGTGAGTACTGGCACATGAAATCTGAGAAAAAGTCCACCTCTCA harbors:
- the DDX5 gene encoding probable ATP-dependent RNA helicase DDX5, which codes for MPGYSSDRDRGFGAPRFGGSRGGPLSGKKFGNPGEKLTKKKWNLDELPKFEKNFYQEHPDVVRRTVQEVEQYRSSKEVTVRGHNCPKPIINFYEANFPANVMEVIQRQNFTEPTAIQAQGWPVALSGLDMVGVAQTGSGKTLSYLLPAIVHINHQPFLERGDGPICLVLAPTRELAQQVQQVAAEYSRACRLKSTCIYGGAPKGPQIRDLERGVEICIATPGRLIDFLEAGKTNLRRCTYLVLDEADRMLDMGFEPQIRKIVDQIRPDRQTLMWSATWPKEVRQLAEDFLKEYVHINIGALELSANHNILQIVDVCHDVEKDDKLIRLMEEIMSEKENKTIVFVETKRRCDDLTRKMRRDGWPAMGIHGDKSQQERDWVLNEFKHGKAPILIATDVASRGLDVEDVKFVINYDYPNSSEDYIHRIGRTARSTKTGTAYTFFTPNNIKQVNDLISVLREANQAINPKLLQLIEDRGSGRSRGDRRDRYSAGKRGGFSSFRERENFERNYGALGKRDFGAKAQNGTFSAQSYSNGTPFGNGFAAAGMQAGFRAGNPAGAYQNGYDQQYGSNIANMHNGMNQQQYAYPATGAAPMIGYPMPANYSQ